ATCTGGGGGACAGCAGAAAGAAAAAAACCCAGAAGAAAAGAAGAAAAATTATTGATGATTAGAATAGCTACATAATTAGCTATTTTTAATTTTTCTAGTTTCTTATACAATATAAATCTCATATTAGCACCGAATGCTGCACCTATAGAAACCAAAAAAACGTCTTTCAATTTATAAAATATCTTTAATATTTACCCATCCTTTTCTATAAAACAAATGATAAGAATCCTGACTAATAACATTAACTAATAACCATTTACCGCTATTATCACAATCCCAAAATTTGATAACATTAACTGGAGTTCCAGCTTTAACTGTAGTTAAAATAGATGAATTCTTAGAGACCGAGGAAAGCAAATTAAATTCTTTTAAAGCAATCAATGGTGCCGTAATATTATCTTTTCTTTGTTGAACTATTGATTTTTGAGCACCTCCAGCAGGTAATGTAGTTGGAACTACTAATGCAATTCCTAACAACCAAGTCCAAACTATAAAAGTACTAAGTAAATTCATCAAATATCTAAAGTTGCAAGATCAAGTTCAACGCTATGAGTTTCAATAAATTCTCTTCTTGGTGCAACCTTATCACCCATTAAAATTGTAAATATTCTATCGGCCTCCAAAGCGTCCTCTATTTCAACTCTTTTCATCATTCGAGTTGAAGGATCCATTGTTGTTTCCCACAATTGTTTTGGCATCATTTCTCCTAAGCCTTTAAATCTTTGAATCGTATAATTGGCCTTTTCTCCAAAATTTGAAAGAGTTTTTTGTAAATCGGATTCGTTATAGCAATAAGTATGATTCTTTCCTCTTTCTACTTTGTAAAGAGGAGGGCAAGCAATATATATATATCCCCCTTCTACAAGAGCCTTTTGATACCTATAAAAGAAAGTCAAAAGCAAAGTTCTAATATGCGCACCATCAACATCAGCATCAGTCATTATCACTACTCTGTGATATCTGAGATTTTTCACTTCAAAATCTTCTCCTTTAATTCCCAAACCTAGAGCTGTTATTAAAGATTGGATCTCAGTATTTTTATAAATCTTCGCATCATCAGTTTTTTCAATATTTAAGATTTTTCCTCTCAAAGGTAAAATTGCTTGAAATTTCCTATCTCTTCCTTGCTTCGCTGATCCACCAGCAGAATCACCCTCAACGATGTAAATTTCTGATTCTGATGGATCTCTTGAACTGCAATCTGCCAACTTTCCTGGCAATGTAGAACTTTCTAAGACACTTTTCCTGCGAACAAGCTCTCTAGCTCTTCTTGCTGCTTCAGCAGCATTAAAAGCTTGAATTGCTTTCTCTAAAATTAAATCAATCACACCAGGATTAAACTCTAAGTATTGACTTAGAGACTCCCCCACTAAGCTATCTACAATTCCTCGCACTTCAGTATTACCTAATTTTGTTTTTGTTTGACCCTCAAATTCTGGGTCTGGAACTTTTACAGATAGAACAGCTGTTAATCCTTCTCTAATATTTTCTCCTGCTAAGTTCGAATCTCCCTCTTTTCTTTTACCTCTTTTTTTTGCAAACGAATTCAAAGTTCTTGTTAATACTGTTTTTAATCCCTCAATATGAGTACCACCATCTATCGTTCGAATATTATTAGCAAATCCTAGAATGCTATCTGAATAAGCATCAACACACCACTGCATTGCTGCTTCAACTTGAACTCCATCTTTTTCTGAATTGACATAAATAATTTCTGGATGTAATGAGTCTTTTTCTTTAGTCATATAATCCACATATTCTTTAATACCTCCCTCATAAAAATAAATTTCCTCATGAGGCTGTTGATCAACATCTAACGACTTCTTTCTCTCGTCACGAAAAACAATACGTACCCCTCCATTCAAATAAGCAAGTTCTCTAAGTCTCGATGACAATATTCCATATTCAAAAGTTATACCATCAGTAAAAATCTGATCATCAGGTTTAAAACAAACCGTAGTTCCAGTTAATTCATGGTCCGATTTCGAGAGATTCTCTGATTTTAAATTCCCAATTGATGCACCTCTTTCGAATCTCTGGAAATGAACTTTCTTTTGTCGACGGACGGTGACCTCTACCCACTCACTCAAAGCGTTGACTACAGAAATACCAACACCATGCAAACCTCCAGAGACTTTGTATCCACCACTTCCAAATTTTCCACCTGCATGCAAAACAGTTAGTACTGTCTCTAATGCACTTTTACCTGTGCGAGGATGAATATCTGTTGGAATGCCACGACCATTGTCAGTTATGGATGCTGAGCCATCTTCACAAAGTAAAATTGTAATTTCATCACAGTGACCAGCAAGCGCCTCATCCACAGCATTATCAACAACTTCATAAACAAGATGATGAAGCCCTTTAGGCCCTGTTGAGCCTATATACATTCCAGGGCGTTTTCTAACAGGTTCAAGTCCTTCTAAAACTTGGATCTGCTCAGCACCATATGCAGCTTGGACTTTTGAATCTTTACTCATTCGGATTAAAGCAAACAGGCAAGATTGTCTTTGATAAGAGCATTAGTCGAAACCTTTCCTGCAATTTCAATTTAACATTGGTGACAGAAAAATCTTAGGAAAATTTTAAAACCCAATCAAAAAAATTAATTGTCATGCACTTACTGCTAATAAACCTTCTGAACGTGAATTATGCAAGCTAATAAACCTGTTGTCATAGCTCTAATGGGTCCAACTGCTAGCGGTAAAACTGAACTAGCAATTGATATTGCTAGAAAACTCAACACCAATATTCACAATGTTGATTCGCGTCAAATTTACATTGACATGAATATTGGGACGGCGAAACCAACTCGAGAGCAACAAGAACAAGTTCCTCATTTTTTAATTGATTTATGCTTCCCTTCTAATCCAATAAATCTTCATGAATTTCAATTGATTGCAATTAGTTCTATGGAGAATGAATTAAAAAAAAGAAATTTAATACTGCTGGTAGGAGGAAGTGGATTATATCTTAAAGGCTTGATTGGAGGACTTAATCCCCCAGCCGTATCACCCCAAAAATTCTTACGAGATCAGCTCTACAAAATCAAAAAAGTTGAAAGGCATAATTTATTAAAATGTTGTGATCCAATTGCTGCAGAGAAAATTCATCCAGAAGACTCAATCAGAACAATTCGTGCTCTAGAGGTTTTTTATGCTACAGGAAAAACATTTTCTAAACAAAAGATCCAGACCTCTATTCCATGGAAAGTTTTAGAACTTGGATTAAATCCAGACAATTTACAAACAAGGATCCAAGATAGAACTAAAAAAATGTATAAAAATGGCTTGATCGAAGAAACGGAAAATTTGATTATTAAATACGGCAATGATTTACAGTTGCTTAAAACTATTGGATATGGTGAAGCAAAGTCTATTATCAATGGAAAGACTAACTTTGAGGAGGCTTTAGCAATAACAATCCAACGAACATGTCAATTAGCCAAAAGACAAAAAACTTGGTTTAGAAATAAGCATAATTCTAAATGGCTAAATAATAAGAACGCATTACCTGATGCTTTATCGATTATTGATGAGTTTCTAGGTTGATTAGTTCATATATGCTTAGAATCGATTCAAAAGGTACTTTTCCCATAAATTAGTCACTGAATGCCACCACGTCCTCGTTTTGATCGTCGCGCTCCAGAAAGAGAGCTGCCCAACATAAATGAAAGAATCAGCTATTCAAGCTTAAGAGTTGTTGATTCAGATGGAACACAACTTGGTGTCATAAGCCGAGAAGAAGCTCTAGAAGTTGCTAAAGACAGAGAACTAGATCTTGTTTTAGTCAGCGAGAAGGCAACCCCCCCAGTATGCCGAATCATGAATTATGGAAAATTTAAGTTTGAGCAAGAAAAAAAGGCTAAAGAAGCAAAAAAGAAATCACATCAAACCGAAGTCAAAGAAGTAAAAATGAGATACAAAATTGATCAGCACGATTATCAAGTTCGTATTAGTCAAGCGACTCGATTCTTAAAAGCTGGAGATAAAGTTAAATGTACAGTGATTTTCAGGGGTCGAGAAATTCAGCATACTGCTCTTGCTGAAACGCTTTTGAAAAGAATGGCTAAGGATCTTGAAGAAAAAGCAGAAGTCCAACAATCGCCTAAAAGAGAAGGAAGAAATATGATTATGTTTTTAACTCCGCGTAAAACGCCATTATTAAAGAAAGAAACAGATACTACTGAACCCCAAAAAGCCAAGAGAACAATCAATTAAATTAAATAAACTTTTCTTTAGACAAAGAAATAATTGTCACTAGTCATTCTATTAACTAATGTGGCCACATTCACACCTGGCATATAGCGCGTGAGATTCCACATACAACAGGAAAGTGAAATCCCTGCATCAAGTCAATTATATAATCAAATTTGTTTTGCCATTGCAGCAAGGCATTACCCTCCTGGTCATAGATTGCCCAGTACTAGGCAACTGGCAATGCAAACAGGTTTACATCGAAACACTATAAGTAAAGTTTATCGACAACTTGAGACTGATGGCGTCGTTGAGGCTATCGCTGGCTCAGGTATCTATGTTCGAGATCAACAAAAACAAAAAGACCTCAGAAGTAGCTCTCATTCAATACGTAAAAAAGGCATCAAAGACATAGACCATGAAGTGAGGAAAAGTATTGATGAATTGTTAAATGCTGGATGCACTTTGCAGCAAACCAGAGAGTTATTTACTCGTGAAATTGATTGGAGATTAAGATGTGGAGCTCGCTTACTTGTTAGTACACCCAGAGAAGATATTGGGGCATCGTTATTAATTGCTGAAGAATTGGCTCCTCATTTAGATGTCCCAGTCGAGGTTGTACCAATGGAGGAATTAGAAAGTGTTTTAGAAAGTTCAAGTAAAGGTACCGTTGTAACAAGCAGATATTTCTTACAACCTTTAGAAGAATTAGCCAAGCGACACAAAGTGAGAGCAGTCGCTGTAGATCTCAGTGATTTTCAAAAAGAACTAACTATTTTAAAAAAGCTGCGCTCAGGGAGTTGTGTAGGAATAGTAAGTATAAGTCCAGGGATCCTGAGGGCTGCAGAGGTTATCTTGCATAGCATGCGTGGCAATGAAATACTTTTGATGACTGCAAATCCAGATGTAGGAAGCCGATTAATTGCTTTATTGAGAGCTGCTAGTCATGTGATTTGTGATAGCCCTAGCTTGCCTGTTATTGAACATACTTTGAGACAAAATAGATCTCAATTAATGAGAATGCCACAAATTCATTGTGCACAAAAGTATCTTAGTGACTCTACAATTGAAGAGTTGAGTAAGGAGATTGGTCTCCTCGAGTAAACATTGCATTTTAAATCAATGTTTAGATCACTAAGATCCGATTTCGCAATAATAAAAGAAAGAGATCCAGCCGCAAGAGGTGTTTGGGAAATATTATTCTGCTATCCGGGCTTTCAAGCTTTATCAATACATAGAATCAGCCATAAACTTTGGAAATACAATCTCCCTCTTCTTCCAAGGTTACTCAGTCACTTCACTAGATTTTTGACTGGTGTAGAAATTCATCCAGGTGCCCAGATCGGTAAAGGTGTTTTTATTGATCACGGAATGGGTGTGGTTATTGGAGAAACAAGTGAAATAGGTGATCGATGCTTGCTATATCAAGGAGTCACTTTGGGCGGCACTGGAAAAGAAAGTGGCAAGAGACACCCAACTCTTGAAGCAAATGTAGTTGTAGGTGCAGGAGCTAAAGTCCTTGGAGGAATTTGCGTAGGAACTAATACAAGAATCGGGGCTGGTTCAGTAGTAGTAAAAAATGTGGAGGCAAATAGCACTGTTGTTGGAATACCTGGAAGGATAGTTCATCAGAGTGGTGCCAAAATAAATCCCTTAGCTCATTCTGCACTGCCAGATACAGAAGCAAACGTTCTTAGAAATCTTATGGAAAGAATTGATCAATTAGAAAGTGATATTATGGGACTTCAAGATTTAGTGATTAATATTCAAACCAATAGAAAAAAAGAAGATATAATTATTGGGGAGTCACAGAACTTAAGAGATAAAGAAATTATAGAATTCATTGGAGATGATTAACTGAGAAAATCGATTCATTGATAAGCTTAAAATCCTATTTAAAGTAAGAAAGGTAATCTTTTACTCTCAAAATTGAGTAACCTAATCGTACAAAATAGTCCTATCAAATTAAATAGTAAAAGTAAGATTGAATTTTGATAATTTATAGAGCCATTAATAATACTATCTCTAAGAGGATCTAAAATCTGATAAATAAAGTTTAAATTTGTAATCCACTCTAAAGCTCCTAAGCTTTCTTTCCTATAAAGTATTGGTGAAATCAAAAAAACCAACTGAAGTACTATAGGAACCAACTGTGCAAAATCTGTAAATCGAACGCT
The sequence above is drawn from the Prochlorococcus marinus str. MIT 1013 genome and encodes:
- the infC gene encoding translation initiation factor IF-3 encodes the protein MPPRPRFDRRAPERELPNINERISYSSLRVVDSDGTQLGVISREEALEVAKDRELDLVLVSEKATPPVCRIMNYGKFKFEQEKKAKEAKKKSHQTEVKEVKMRYKIDQHDYQVRISQATRFLKAGDKVKCTVIFRGREIQHTALAETLLKRMAKDLEEKAEVQQSPKREGRNMIMFLTPRKTPLLKKETDTTEPQKAKRTIN
- a CDS encoding GntR family transcriptional regulator, translated to MRFHIQQESEIPASSQLYNQICFAIAARHYPPGHRLPSTRQLAMQTGLHRNTISKVYRQLETDGVVEAIAGSGIYVRDQQKQKDLRSSSHSIRKKGIKDIDHEVRKSIDELLNAGCTLQQTRELFTREIDWRLRCGARLLVSTPREDIGASLLIAEELAPHLDVPVEVVPMEELESVLESSSKGTVVTSRYFLQPLEELAKRHKVRAVAVDLSDFQKELTILKKLRSGSCVGIVSISPGILRAAEVILHSMRGNEILLMTANPDVGSRLIALLRAASHVICDSPSLPVIEHTLRQNRSQLMRMPQIHCAQKYLSDSTIEELSKEIGLLE
- the gyrB gene encoding DNA topoisomerase (ATP-hydrolyzing) subunit B, whose amino-acid sequence is MSKDSKVQAAYGAEQIQVLEGLEPVRKRPGMYIGSTGPKGLHHLVYEVVDNAVDEALAGHCDEITILLCEDGSASITDNGRGIPTDIHPRTGKSALETVLTVLHAGGKFGSGGYKVSGGLHGVGISVVNALSEWVEVTVRRQKKVHFQRFERGASIGNLKSENLSKSDHELTGTTVCFKPDDQIFTDGITFEYGILSSRLRELAYLNGGVRIVFRDERKKSLDVDQQPHEEIYFYEGGIKEYVDYMTKEKDSLHPEIIYVNSEKDGVQVEAAMQWCVDAYSDSILGFANNIRTIDGGTHIEGLKTVLTRTLNSFAKKRGKRKEGDSNLAGENIREGLTAVLSVKVPDPEFEGQTKTKLGNTEVRGIVDSLVGESLSQYLEFNPGVIDLILEKAIQAFNAAEAARRARELVRRKSVLESSTLPGKLADCSSRDPSESEIYIVEGDSAGGSAKQGRDRKFQAILPLRGKILNIEKTDDAKIYKNTEIQSLITALGLGIKGEDFEVKNLRYHRVVIMTDADVDGAHIRTLLLTFFYRYQKALVEGGYIYIACPPLYKVERGKNHTYCYNESDLQKTLSNFGEKANYTIQRFKGLGEMMPKQLWETTMDPSTRMMKRVEIEDALEADRIFTILMGDKVAPRREFIETHSVELDLATLDI
- the cysE gene encoding serine O-acetyltransferase, with protein sequence MFRSLRSDFAIIKERDPAARGVWEILFCYPGFQALSIHRISHKLWKYNLPLLPRLLSHFTRFLTGVEIHPGAQIGKGVFIDHGMGVVIGETSEIGDRCLLYQGVTLGGTGKESGKRHPTLEANVVVGAGAKVLGGICVGTNTRIGAGSVVVKNVEANSTVVGIPGRIVHQSGAKINPLAHSALPDTEANVLRNLMERIDQLESDIMGLQDLVINIQTNRKKEDIIIGESQNLRDKEIIEFIGDD
- the miaA gene encoding tRNA (adenosine(37)-N6)-dimethylallyltransferase MiaA, which codes for MQANKPVVIALMGPTASGKTELAIDIARKLNTNIHNVDSRQIYIDMNIGTAKPTREQQEQVPHFLIDLCFPSNPINLHEFQLIAISSMENELKKRNLILLVGGSGLYLKGLIGGLNPPAVSPQKFLRDQLYKIKKVERHNLLKCCDPIAAEKIHPEDSIRTIRALEVFYATGKTFSKQKIQTSIPWKVLELGLNPDNLQTRIQDRTKKMYKNGLIEETENLIIKYGNDLQLLKTIGYGEAKSIINGKTNFEEALAITIQRTCQLAKRQKTWFRNKHNSKWLNNKNALPDALSIIDEFLG